One segment of Synchiropus splendidus isolate RoL2022-P1 chromosome 4, RoL_Sspl_1.0, whole genome shotgun sequence DNA contains the following:
- the si:ch211-153f2.3 gene encoding uncharacterized protein si:ch211-153f2.3 — MMEVVLTRLRDFSCKDTTFDGGKEEGVTRRRVDYLQGERPAGGGGGKLDIAGALAWLRRELMEMRSQDQALVRQLMELHAGIQELKQELSEDETYEVDDEAGSCWDSESDGGSGSIYSGSGDVNFSFPVKKSPSKFYSQSLASKSLSRRSSMP, encoded by the exons ATGATGGAAGTCGTCCTGACCCGACTGCGGGACTTCTCCTGCAAAGACACAACCTTTGACGGAGGTAAAGAAGAAGGAGTGACTCGACGAAGGGTTGACTACCTCCAGGGTGAACGTCCagcaggtggaggtggtgggaAACTGGATATTGCTGGTGCTCTGGCCTGGCTGAGACGAGAACTG ATGGAAATGAGATCCCAGGACCAGGCTTTGGTCAGGCAGCTGATGGAGCTCCATGCCGGCATCCAGGAGCTCAAACAAGAGCTGTCTGAGGACGAAACATACGAGGTTGACGATGAGGCGGGAAGCTGTTGGGACTCAGAGAGCGATGGAGGAAGTGGCAGTATCTACTCCGGCTCTGGAGATGTCAACTTTTCCTTCCCTGTCAAGAAATCACCTTCAAAGTTTTACTCACAATCTCTTGCGTCCAAGTCCCTCAGTCGGAGAAGCTCAATGCCATGA
- the LOC128757805 gene encoding uncharacterized protein LOC128757805: MALNADLESLLHQQVPVNESVKQTGLTAVDLSNLSLDEAWRKVLQEQETLKNTRESLDKEWQRLTGEIKYMAELRKAYDSEKMDIRQKWEALEQEKMHVDRERKDLRKEFHKLSMRWRAFNQEEQSMCQARKAFQIEKEEMAMMRKAYLQEKTDIERMREAFQYEKANMESDRQIMSVPLPHRFGRRLFVREKCLQKMTRAKNRPRFW, translated from the exons ATGGCTCTCAATGCTGATCTGGAGAGTCTATTGCACCAACAAGTCCCTGTCAATGAG TCAGTCAAACAGACTGGCCTGACAGCAGTAGATCTGAGCAACCTCTCCCTCGATGAGGCATGGAGAAAAGTCTTGCAGGAACAAGAGACACTCAAGAATACAAGAGAAAGCCTGGACAAAGAGTGGCAACGACTGACTGGGGAGATAAAATACATGGCAGAGTTGAGGAAGGCGTACGATAGTGAAAAGATGGACATCCGGCAGAAATGGGAGGCTTTGGAACAGGAGAAGATGCACGtcgacagagagagaaaggatTTACGAAAAGAGTTCCATAAACTTTCCATGCGATGGAGGGCTTTCAATCAGGAGGAACAGTCCATGTGCCAGGCCCGGAAGGCCTTTCAGATAGAGAAAGAAGAAATGGCGATGATGAGGAAAGCCTACCTTCAGGAAAAGACTGACATCGAGAGGATGAGGGAAGCGTTCCAGTACGAGAAGGCCAACATGGAGAGCGACAGACAAATCATGAGTGTGCCGCTGCCACACAGGTTTGGGAGGCGGCTTTTTGTTCGAGAAAAATGTCTACAAAAAATGACACGGGCAAAAAACAGACCCAGGTTCTGGTGA